In Eriocheir sinensis breed Jianghai 21 chromosome 8, ASM2467909v1, whole genome shotgun sequence, the following proteins share a genomic window:
- the LOC126995679 gene encoding uncharacterized protein LOC126995679, with translation MPAMTGSRGCPPKQCVEAHPQPRAAAHLTKQEVKGHSQNVPCEDPCGLQVVREREASSNTSHNSHQHPAPDAKSNCFVEEFREMFLVAGFFGVHVIKRLGNGCYALSLPRLCVALSLLCLVTACLGLIAVGSYLTDTTHDLRLFVICIVFSGSTSFFILFVWLTESSKIMAFLAEVDVNEVRVKKPKGLPLVMVAVCLLPLAQTVALLVMTPLTDYFLHTIAVRLLFLSPVFLSGLVPCLMDIYIMSAMHVVVARLRALEGRVRGEGLWTPRLTNEVADHWLCVTKLLGTCNEAFSFVLHFRMLLFLVEMISLLFSLVSLRWHDHCLSYFAVLTTKNLGVVLHFLALCFAGERVHTAQEGVEAAVREVHARYDAAEPAGECKPQAKEEATTPLEPWQSGRLTRLCVHNLLCRIEARPLSVHIWGDSSLGGRTFVTCMGLVATYLVVLLQLREPSSAFDEDGNCFAPLTANG, from the exons ATGCCGGCCATGACAGGAAGCCGTGGTTGTCCTCCTAAGCAGTGCGTTGAGGCTCACCCACAGCCCCGCGCCGCTGCCCACCTGACGAAGCAAGAGGTGAAGGGGCATTCACAAAATGTGCCGTGTGAGGACCCGTGCGGCCTTCAggtggtaagggagagagaggcgtcTTCAAATACCTCACACAACAGCCATCAACACCCTGCTCCCGATGCTAAGAGCAACTGTTTCGTGGAAGAATTCCGCGAGATGTTCCTCGTGGCCGGCTTCTTCGGCGTCCACGTCATCAAGCGACTCGGGAACGGCTGCTACGCCCTCTCCCTCCCGCGGTTGTGCGTGGCCCTCTCCTTGCTCTGCCTCGTGACCGCGTGTTTGGGGCTGATCGCAGTGGGTTCCTACCTCACTGACACGACCCATGACCTGCGCCTCTTCGTTATCTGCATCGTCTTTTCCGGATCCACCtcattcttcatcctcttcgtctGGCTGACAGAGTCCTCGAAGATCATGGCATTCCTGGCGGAAGTCGATGTCAACGAAGTCAGGGTGAAGAAGCCAAAAGGGCTGCCGCTGGTCATGGTCGCCGTGTGCCTCCTGCCCCTCGCCCAAACCGTCGCCCTCCTCGTCATGACTCCTCTCACTGATTATTTCCTCCACACGATCGCCGTGAGGCTGCTCTTCCTCAGCCCCGTGTTCCTGTCCGGCTTGGTGCCGTGCCTCATGGACATTTACATCATGTCGGCGATGCACGTGGTGGTGGCCAGGCTGCGGGCGCTGGAGGGCCGGGTGCGGGGCGAGGGGCTTTGGACTCCTCGCCTCACTAATGAGGTCGCCGATCATTGGCTCTGCGTAACCAAATTACTTGGTACTTGTAACGAG GCCTTTTCGTTTGTGCTACACTTCCGCATGCTCCTCTTCTTGGTGGAGATGATCTCGCTGCTGTTCTCGCTGGTGTCGCTGAGGTGGCACGATCACTGCCTCTCCTACTTCGCGGTGTTGACCACGAAGAACCTCGGGGTGGTGCTCCACTTCCTCGCCCTGTGCTTCGCCGGGGAGCGGGTGCACACGGCG CAGGAAGGCGTGGAGGCAGCCGTGAGGGAAGTGCACGCGAGATACGACGCTGCCGAGCCAGCAGGGGAGTGCAAACCTCAAGCAAAAGAAGAGGCCACCACGCCCCTCGAGCCGTGGCAGAGCGGGCGCCTCACCCGCCTGTGTGTGCACAACCTCCTCTGTCGCATTGAGGCGCGGCCCCTCAGCGTCCACATCTGGGGGGACTCCAG CCTTGGCGGGAGGACCTTCGTGACCTGCATGGGCCTGGTGGCAACCTACCTCGTGGTGCTCCTGCAACTGCGGGAGCCAAGCAGCGCCTTTGACGAGGACGGCAACTGCTTCGCGCCCTTGACGGCTAACGGCTGA